One window from the genome of Acidimicrobiia bacterium encodes:
- the aroF gene encoding 3-deoxy-7-phosphoheptulonate synthase, with amino-acid sequence MIVVLGAGCSLKDKAAVVRLIEREGGRLLVSVVGAETHIGLIDAEAQALAGTIAGMPGVVEIKEVAPPYPHVSREHHPEAIEVRVGDVVIGGNEIVVIAGPCSVESADQMSAVGHAVAANGARMLRGGAFKPRSSPYSFQGLGEEGLGLLAGVGVETGLPVVTEVIAPEDVGLVGRYADMLQVGARNMQNFRLLAAVGEQERPVLLKRGISSTVEELLLAAEYVVSAGNSRVVLCERGIRTFETATRNTLDISAVPVLKQRTALPVIVDPSHAAGERSLVPDLARAAIAVGADGILVEVHNQPELALSDGKQSLTIDGFVGMMKQLRTIAVAVGRRLAPERPSG; translated from the coding sequence ATGATTGTCGTGCTCGGCGCCGGTTGTTCGCTCAAGGACAAGGCCGCGGTGGTCCGCCTCATCGAACGAGAGGGCGGCCGGCTGCTGGTGAGCGTCGTCGGCGCGGAGACCCACATCGGCCTGATCGACGCCGAGGCCCAGGCGTTGGCCGGGACGATCGCCGGGATGCCGGGAGTCGTCGAGATCAAGGAAGTGGCGCCCCCCTATCCCCATGTGTCCCGCGAGCACCATCCCGAGGCGATCGAAGTCCGGGTGGGCGACGTCGTCATCGGGGGGAACGAGATCGTCGTCATCGCCGGTCCCTGTTCCGTCGAGAGCGCCGACCAGATGAGTGCGGTCGGCCACGCGGTGGCGGCGAACGGTGCTCGCATGCTCCGCGGCGGGGCGTTCAAGCCGCGTAGTTCGCCTTACAGCTTCCAGGGGCTGGGGGAGGAGGGCCTCGGGCTGCTCGCCGGGGTCGGCGTGGAGACCGGGCTCCCCGTCGTCACCGAGGTGATCGCGCCCGAGGACGTAGGCCTGGTGGGCCGCTATGCCGACATGCTCCAGGTCGGGGCGCGCAACATGCAGAACTTCCGCCTTCTCGCCGCAGTGGGCGAGCAAGAGCGGCCCGTGCTGCTCAAGCGGGGGATCTCATCGACGGTCGAGGAATTGCTGCTCGCCGCCGAGTACGTGGTGTCGGCGGGCAACTCCCGAGTCGTCCTCTGCGAACGCGGGATCAGGACCTTCGAAACCGCGACCCGGAACACGCTGGACATCTCGGCGGTCCCCGTGCTCAAACAGCGGACCGCCCTCCCCGTGATCGTCGATCCGAGCCACGCGGCCGGGGAGCGGAGCCTGGTTCCCGACCTGGCCCGGGCCGCCATCGCCGTCGGCGCCGATGGGATCCTCGTCGAGGTGCACAACCAGCCTGAATTGGCTCTCAGTGACGGCAAGCAGAGCCTCACCATCGACGGCTTCGTCGGGATGATGAAACAACTGCGTACGATCGCCGTCGCGGTCGGCCGACGACTTGCCCCCGAGCGCCCCTCGGGCTGA
- a CDS encoding DUF4342 domain-containing protein has translation MDNEERWETIKVQGEQLLGKVRELVREGNVRRIVIENEKGQTLVEIPLTMGVVGAFMLPMAAAVGAIAAVVTECTIRFDRREEDPGEEEAE, from the coding sequence GTGGACAATGAAGAACGCTGGGAGACCATCAAGGTCCAGGGCGAGCAGCTCCTGGGCAAGGTGCGCGAACTGGTGCGTGAAGGCAATGTCCGCCGCATCGTGATCGAGAACGAGAAGGGTCAGACCCTGGTCGAGATCCCGCTGACGATGGGCGTGGTCGGCGCGTTCATGCTCCCGATGGCGGCCGCCGTCGGCGCAATCGCCGCAGTCGTCACCGAATGCACCATCCGCTTCGACCGCAGAGAAGAAGACCCCGGCGAAGAAGAGGCTGAGTAA
- a CDS encoding phosphoribosylanthranilate isomerase, with amino-acid sequence MRVHVKVCGIRDAATALVAVEAGADALGFVMSESVRRVTPAEASVIAARLPRSVERVAVFRRPHPEELEAALGTLGPWLVQADHDAVGDAPGMRLLPVYRESSGIELAIEADLARRGGARFHYEGSRSGSGEVVDWLRAHHLGRLGQMTLAGGLTPDNVGEAIRVARPFGVDVSSGVESRPGVKDPGLIREFVAAVRDTERGAA; translated from the coding sequence ATGAGAGTGCACGTGAAGGTCTGTGGCATCAGGGACGCGGCCACCGCACTAGTGGCGGTCGAAGCTGGCGCGGATGCTCTCGGCTTCGTGATGAGCGAGTCGGTGCGCCGGGTGACACCCGCCGAGGCGTCGGTGATCGCCGCACGGCTCCCCCGATCGGTCGAGAGGGTGGCGGTGTTTCGACGGCCCCACCCCGAAGAGTTGGAGGCGGCGCTGGGCACCCTCGGGCCCTGGCTGGTGCAGGCCGATCACGACGCGGTCGGGGATGCTCCCGGCATGCGTCTGCTCCCGGTGTATCGCGAATCGTCGGGCATCGAGCTGGCGATCGAGGCCGATCTGGCCCGTCGGGGCGGGGCGCGGTTCCACTACGAGGGATCCCGCAGCGGATCCGGAGAGGTGGTCGATTGGCTCCGGGCGCACCACCTGGGCCGGCTGGGGCAGATGACTCTCGCCGGCGGCCTCACCCCCGACAACGTCGGTGAGGCGATCAGGGTCGCCCGGCCCTTCGGAGTGGACGTGAGCAGCGGCGTCGAGTCGAGACCCGGGGTCAAGGACCCCGGCCTCATCAGAGAATTCGTCGCCGCGGTGCGAGACACCGAGAGAGGAGCGGCGTGA
- the trpB gene encoding tryptophan synthase subunit beta, translating to MRALIEGGPPPDGRYGPYGGRYVPETLMEILIELERHAVELLADEGFQRELARELREFVGRPTPLTRAGSLGESWGAEVFLKREDLCHTGAHKINNAVGQALIARRLGARRIVAETGAGQHGVATAAAAARVGLPCTIFMGAIDGRRQAPNLERMRLLGADVRLVEEGDQTLRAAIDEAFRAWVADPVGTYYLLGSVVGPHPYPWLVRRLQTVIGAEARDQVVAAGGLPDVAVACVGGGSNSIGLFHGFLGDEGVALLGIEAGGRGGEADPHSATLVKGTSGVLHGAMTPLLQDAHGQIMETHSIAPGLDYPGVGPEHAFLRDLGRATYESATDAEALDALRQCSATEGILPALESAHALAGARRWAARNPGGRIVVGLSGRGDKDLAALAGGADHG from the coding sequence CTGCGGGCATTGATCGAAGGCGGTCCGCCGCCCGACGGGCGCTACGGGCCCTACGGCGGGCGCTACGTGCCGGAGACGCTCATGGAGATCCTGATCGAATTGGAGAGGCACGCCGTGGAGCTGCTCGCCGACGAGGGATTCCAGCGTGAGCTGGCGCGCGAGCTCCGGGAGTTCGTGGGGCGGCCCACCCCACTGACCCGCGCCGGATCACTCGGTGAGTCATGGGGCGCCGAGGTCTTCCTCAAGCGAGAGGACCTTTGTCACACCGGGGCTCACAAGATCAACAACGCGGTGGGCCAGGCGCTGATCGCCCGGCGCCTGGGCGCCCGGCGGATCGTCGCCGAGACCGGAGCGGGGCAGCACGGCGTCGCCACCGCCGCCGCCGCGGCCCGGGTGGGGCTGCCCTGCACCATCTTCATGGGAGCGATCGACGGCCGCCGCCAGGCGCCCAACCTGGAGAGGATGCGGCTCCTCGGTGCCGACGTGAGGCTGGTCGAGGAGGGCGATCAGACCCTGCGGGCGGCGATCGACGAGGCGTTCCGCGCCTGGGTGGCCGACCCGGTCGGCACCTACTACCTGCTCGGGTCGGTGGTGGGCCCGCACCCGTACCCATGGCTGGTGCGCCGGCTCCAAACGGTCATCGGGGCAGAGGCCCGGGACCAGGTGGTCGCCGCCGGCGGGCTGCCCGACGTGGCCGTCGCCTGCGTCGGGGGTGGATCCAACTCGATCGGTCTGTTCCACGGCTTCCTCGGTGACGAGGGGGTCGCGTTGCTCGGCATCGAGGCCGGCGGCCGGGGCGGCGAAGCCGATCCGCACTCCGCCACTCTGGTGAAAGGAACCAGCGGAGTGCTTCACGGCGCGATGACGCCACTGCTCCAGGACGCCCACGGCCAGATCATGGAGACCCACTCGATCGCACCCGGCCTCGACTACCCGGGGGTGGGGCCCGAGCACGCCTTCTTGCGCGACCTGGGGCGGGCCACTTATGAGTCGGCGACCGACGCGGAGGCGCTCGACGCGCTGCGGCAGTGCAGCGCCACCGAGGGCATCCTGCCGGCGCTCGAGTCTGCCCACGCCCTGGCGGGTGCCCGCCGCTGGGCGGCCCGTAATCCGGGCGGCCGCATCGTGGTGGGGCTCTCGGGGCGGGGAGACAAGGACCTCGCTGCCCTGGCCGGGGGGGCGGATCATGGCTGA
- the trpA gene encoding tryptophan synthase subunit alpha yields MAERVGAAAITAAIEGSDGPALCAYVTAGFPSPAAFPDVLRSVVAAADLVEIGVPFTDPMADGLTIQTSNRVALRAGVTLGWVFELLEASIIETPTLLMGYYNPFLAHGLEDLGASLVRSGVSGLIVPDLPFEESGPIRQVLDPHGLALVQMVAPTTPPDRLRWLAAAGTGFVYAVTTTGVTGRRVDLESDDLEYLGRVKRAATLPVLAGFGIRSRRQVEAVAGVVDGVIVGSALIEVIERGEDPGAFLEALRSKVPA; encoded by the coding sequence ATGGCTGAGAGGGTTGGCGCGGCGGCGATCACTGCGGCCATCGAGGGGTCGGACGGCCCTGCGCTGTGCGCCTACGTGACAGCCGGGTTCCCCAGCCCCGCGGCGTTCCCCGACGTTCTGCGGTCGGTGGTGGCGGCCGCCGACCTCGTCGAGATCGGGGTGCCCTTCACCGACCCGATGGCGGACGGGCTCACCATCCAGACCTCCAACCGGGTGGCGTTGCGCGCCGGGGTGACCCTGGGGTGGGTGTTCGAGCTGCTCGAGGCGAGCATCATCGAGACCCCCACCTTGCTCATGGGCTACTACAACCCCTTCCTGGCCCACGGGTTGGAGGACCTCGGCGCCTCGCTCGTCCGCTCGGGGGTCTCGGGGTTGATCGTCCCCGACCTACCTTTCGAAGAGAGCGGGCCGATCCGGCAGGTCCTCGACCCCCACGGTCTCGCGCTGGTCCAGATGGTGGCGCCCACGACCCCTCCCGACCGGCTGCGGTGGCTCGCCGCCGCCGGCACCGGTTTCGTCTACGCGGTGACCACGACCGGGGTGACCGGCCGCCGGGTCGATCTCGAGTCCGACGACCTCGAATACCTCGGCCGGGTGAAGCGGGCCGCCACGTTGCCCGTGCTGGCCGGGTTCGGAATTCGGAGCCGCCGGCAGGTGGAAGCGGTGGCGGGCGTGGTCGACGGGGTGATCGTCGGGAGTGCACTCATTGAGGTGATCGAGCGGGGCGAGGACCCCGGAGCCTTCCTCGAGGCACTCCGGTCGAAGGTGCCCGCATGA